A single window of Hippocampus zosterae strain Florida chromosome 15, ASM2543408v3, whole genome shotgun sequence DNA harbors:
- the tmem53 gene encoding transmembrane protein 53 isoform X2: protein MGGLQRQTPHQGCVTIRYTAPLKTVFISESFGYKELRRTALKLLEILFDYEVEQSPIFFHVFSNGGFMLYRYIVELLHKDKLFSSLCVIGAVVDSAPGSGNVLGAVRALAATLGPKISPVLKYLLLALFAMTVFLLRIVLYPLTKYVHKNHYDAVQERPPAWPHFFLYSRADRVIRPRDVRLFADTLKFKGVPVDSYDFVSSVHVSHFREYPEQYTCKCRNFLIACMKDTDGTFTRKRHRVRDQ from the exons CGGGCTGCAGAGACAAACACCTCACCAA GGATGCGTCACTATCCGTTACACGGCCCCTCTCAAGACCGTGTTTATCTCCGAGTCATTCGGATACAAAGAACTGAGACGTACAGCCCTCAAGTTGCTGGAGATCCTCTTTGACTATGAGGTGGAGCAGAGTCCCATTTTCTTCCACGTATTCAGTAATGGTGGCTTCATGCTGTACAGATATATTGTCGAGCTTTTGCACAAGGACAAACTGTTTAGCTCCCTGTGTGTAATCGGGGCCGTTGTGGACAGCGCTCCGGGTAGCGGGAATGTCCTCGGGGCAGTGCGGGCCCTGGCCGCTACTTTAGGGCCCAAAATAAGTCCTGTTTTGAAGTACCTCCTGCTTGCACTCTTTGCAATGACTGTTTTCTTGCTGCGAATCGTGCTGTACCCCTTGACCAAATATGTGCACAAGAACCACTATGACGCGGTGCAAGAGAGGCCGCCTGCCTGGCCTCATTTCTTCCTCTACTCTCGAGCTGATAGAGTGATCAGGCCAAGAGATGTCAGGCTCTTTGCAGACACCCTCAAGTTTAAAGGAGTTCCAGTGGACAGTTATGATTTTGTCTCCAGCGTCCATGTGAGCCATTTCCGGGAATATCCGGAGCAGTATACTTGCAAGTGCCGCAATTTCCTGATTGCTTGTATGAAGGACACAGATGGGACATTCACGAGAAAGAGACACCGGGTCCGGGATCAGTGA